A region of Piscinibacter gummiphilus DNA encodes the following proteins:
- a CDS encoding ShlB/FhaC/HecB family hemolysin secretion/activation protein has product MKHPLALCVAAALASLAALPAAAQAPAEAAAPARFTLTRVQFPETTAVPPDVLQQAVAPFIGKEISSAELGPIAAAVRRVYEDRGLGLAGVAFPSQNLAGGVLLVAISEPRIARLIVENPEKPPIPDARTRAVLERNGVAAGQPLDLRQLDRAMYTLNDWPGVKAKATLTPTGDENAYSVAVQTEAGRSWDASVDADNHGTDISGKARIGALARWNNPLGIGDNLDLRLVASQGSGNLVGRIGYEAPIGPTPWRAGVGYSRVNYELNDSFDGALGTADVVDASLSYPFIRSRDLNVVGRLSAEHKKLYDEFFDESSDKRITAATAQVSFESRDGLWGGGYNGGFAGLMFGRLRTSATVQESIDTTTLGGFTKLTGQATRLQSLTQNFSLYLGLAGQAASQNLDNAEKMTLGGPRGVRSYPAAEAPSDQGAILNTEVRWWVNPQWSTFLFYDLGHGRARKEPGASVEDNTRTLHGTGLGLQYTNPELFTLKATLGVRGKSEPVLSDTDDTGRSLLLVQIQHSF; this is encoded by the coding sequence ATGAAACACCCCCTCGCCCTGTGCGTGGCCGCAGCGCTCGCCTCGCTCGCCGCCCTCCCCGCCGCCGCGCAGGCGCCCGCAGAGGCTGCCGCCCCGGCGCGCTTCACCCTCACCCGCGTGCAGTTCCCCGAAACCACCGCCGTGCCGCCCGACGTGCTGCAGCAGGCCGTGGCCCCGTTCATCGGCAAGGAGATCTCCTCCGCCGAACTCGGTCCCATCGCCGCCGCGGTGCGCCGCGTCTACGAGGACCGTGGCCTCGGGCTCGCCGGCGTCGCCTTCCCCAGCCAGAACCTGGCTGGCGGCGTGCTGCTCGTCGCCATCTCGGAGCCCCGCATCGCCCGGCTGATCGTCGAGAACCCCGAAAAGCCCCCCATCCCCGACGCCCGCACGCGCGCGGTGCTCGAACGCAACGGTGTCGCCGCCGGCCAGCCACTCGACCTGCGCCAGCTCGACCGCGCGATGTACACGCTCAACGACTGGCCCGGCGTGAAGGCCAAGGCCACGCTGACCCCCACCGGCGACGAGAACGCGTACAGCGTCGCGGTGCAGACCGAAGCGGGCCGGTCGTGGGACGCGAGCGTCGACGCCGACAACCACGGCACCGACATCAGCGGCAAGGCGCGCATCGGCGCGCTGGCGCGCTGGAACAACCCGCTCGGCATCGGCGACAACCTCGACCTGCGGCTCGTCGCGTCCCAGGGCAGCGGCAACCTCGTGGGCCGCATCGGCTACGAGGCACCCATCGGCCCCACGCCTTGGCGCGCCGGCGTGGGCTACTCCCGCGTCAACTACGAGCTCAACGACTCGTTCGACGGCGCGCTGGGCACGGCGGACGTGGTCGACGCGTCGCTGTCGTACCCCTTCATCCGCAGCCGCGACCTGAACGTCGTGGGCCGCCTGTCGGCCGAACACAAGAAGCTGTACGACGAGTTCTTCGACGAATCGTCCGACAAGCGCATCACCGCGGCCACCGCGCAGGTCTCGTTCGAATCGCGCGACGGCCTCTGGGGCGGCGGCTACAACGGCGGCTTCGCCGGGCTCATGTTCGGCCGGCTGCGCACCAGCGCCACCGTGCAGGAGAGCATCGACACCACCACGCTCGGGGGTTTCACGAAGCTCACGGGCCAGGCCACGCGACTGCAGTCGCTCACGCAGAACTTCTCGCTGTACCTCGGCCTCGCCGGCCAGGCCGCCAGCCAGAACCTCGACAACGCCGAGAAGATGACCCTCGGCGGCCCGCGCGGCGTGCGCTCGTACCCCGCGGCCGAGGCGCCGTCGGACCAGGGGGCGATCCTCAACACCGAGGTGCGCTGGTGGGTCAACCCGCAGTGGAGCACCTTCCTGTTCTACGACCTCGGCCACGGCCGCGCCCGCAAGGAGCCGGGCGCCTCCGTCGAGGACAACACCCGCACGCTGCACGGCACAGGCCTCGGCCTGCAGTACACCAACCCCGAGCTGTTCACGCTGAAGGCCACCCTCGGGGTGCGCGGCAAGAGCGAGCCGGTGTTGTCGGACACCGACGACACGGGCCGCAGCCTGCTGCTCGTGCAGATCCAGCATTCGTTCTAG
- a CDS encoding CHAT domain-containing protein produces MAGVAALASPPAHGQATAPGLAPVSPVMASALARQRDAETLVALSAEGKALLERDVIKLDGYTYCGAAIALAEQGEFRQSIRAASKALHLGNVGPNEDLQAVAQRDLAIAYSYAGLLDEAERYARATLKLKVNDPQQSYAPAHKVLGDVAARRGKFDEAVAAYNEALALASPRYRPLVLVSLANASTGAGRPLDALAQLDRLAGSEADKIGPYYRRSRANAQLAAGKPDEALALFKAVATDGLAGQDGAYHRMWATEGIGRVELARNDRPAALAAYLDTVRQADQLRGKFISDEFKTGLFGNVQSVFDTALALSVETRNFEAAWELSEASRSRQLLDAVRDRATDSFANQRVSLPDLQKALAADEAVLQYHVLPERTIVWVVTKTGLSASILPTGEAAMAAQVEAFRRSIVERRRDTAAVAQATYKMLTGDVNLAGRPRVYVVPHGPLHYLPFQALHDGKGYLIERSALAVWPSSAVGARLLGRGNAPDASLLGFGNPTTDRNVPLPGAEREVVEVSRLFGNSQVFLQQEATKARFRSTANRSAVLHVAAHAEVDEVDPMFSRILFASSPLEPGLLEAREIYNIDLKGVQLVTLSACESGLGKVARGDEIIGFTRSFLSAGATSIIASLWPVADESTDVLMNRLYKDMAAGRDLMGSMQQAQLEVQKNRRFAHPFFWAPFNVIGNGRLLVAATPAQAAR; encoded by the coding sequence ATGGCCGGGGTGGCGGCCCTGGCCTCGCCCCCGGCCCACGGGCAGGCGACCGCCCCGGGCCTCGCGCCCGTGAGCCCCGTGATGGCGAGCGCCCTCGCCCGCCAGCGCGATGCCGAGACCCTCGTCGCCCTCAGTGCGGAAGGCAAGGCCCTCCTCGAACGCGACGTCATCAAGCTCGACGGCTACACCTACTGCGGCGCGGCCATCGCCCTCGCCGAGCAGGGTGAGTTCCGCCAGAGCATCCGCGCGGCCAGCAAGGCCCTGCACCTCGGCAACGTGGGCCCCAACGAGGACCTGCAGGCCGTCGCCCAGCGCGACCTCGCCATCGCCTACAGCTACGCCGGGCTGCTCGACGAGGCCGAACGCTACGCCCGCGCCACCCTCAAGCTGAAGGTCAATGACCCGCAGCAGTCGTATGCCCCGGCCCACAAGGTGCTGGGTGACGTGGCCGCGCGCCGCGGCAAGTTCGACGAGGCCGTGGCCGCCTACAACGAGGCCCTCGCGCTCGCGAGCCCCCGCTACCGCCCGCTCGTGCTCGTGTCGCTGGCCAACGCCAGCACCGGCGCGGGCCGCCCGCTCGACGCCCTCGCCCAGCTCGACCGCCTCGCCGGCAGCGAGGCCGACAAGATCGGCCCGTACTACCGCCGCAGCCGCGCCAACGCCCAGCTGGCCGCCGGCAAGCCCGACGAGGCGCTCGCGCTGTTCAAGGCCGTGGCCACGGACGGCCTCGCAGGCCAGGACGGCGCCTACCACCGCATGTGGGCCACCGAAGGCATCGGCCGCGTCGAGCTCGCCCGCAATGACCGCCCCGCGGCGCTGGCCGCCTACCTCGACACCGTGCGCCAGGCCGACCAGCTGCGCGGCAAGTTCATCTCGGACGAGTTCAAGACGGGCCTGTTCGGCAACGTGCAGTCCGTGTTCGACACCGCGCTCGCGCTGAGCGTCGAGACGCGCAACTTCGAGGCCGCCTGGGAACTGTCCGAAGCCTCGCGCTCGCGCCAGCTGCTCGACGCGGTGCGCGACCGGGCCACCGACAGTTTCGCGAACCAGCGCGTCTCGCTGCCCGACCTGCAGAAGGCGCTGGCCGCCGACGAGGCGGTGCTTCAGTACCACGTGCTGCCCGAACGCACCATCGTGTGGGTCGTCACGAAGACGGGCCTGTCGGCCTCCATCCTGCCCACCGGCGAGGCGGCGATGGCCGCGCAGGTGGAAGCCTTCCGCCGCAGCATCGTCGAGCGCCGCCGCGACACCGCCGCCGTCGCTCAGGCCACCTACAAGATGCTCACCGGCGACGTGAACCTCGCCGGGCGGCCGCGGGTCTACGTGGTGCCGCACGGCCCGCTGCACTACCTGCCCTTCCAGGCACTGCACGACGGCAAGGGCTACCTGATCGAACGCTCGGCGCTGGCCGTGTGGCCCTCGTCGGCGGTCGGCGCCCGCCTGCTCGGCCGCGGCAACGCCCCGGACGCCTCGCTGCTCGGCTTCGGCAACCCCACCACCGACCGCAACGTGCCGCTGCCCGGCGCCGAACGCGAGGTGGTCGAGGTGTCGCGCCTCTTCGGCAACAGCCAGGTGTTCCTGCAGCAGGAGGCCACGAAGGCGCGCTTCCGTTCCACGGCGAACCGGTCCGCCGTGCTGCACGTCGCCGCGCACGCGGAGGTCGACGAGGTCGACCCGATGTTCTCGCGCATCCTCTTCGCCTCGTCGCCGCTCGAACCCGGCCTGCTGGAGGCCCGCGAGATCTACAACATCGACCTGAAGGGCGTGCAGCTCGTGACGCTGTCGGCGTGCGAGAGCGGCCTCGGCAAGGTCGCCCGCGGCGACGAGATCATCGGCTTCACCCGGTCGTTCCTGTCGGCCGGCGCCACCAGCATCATCGCGTCGCTGTGGCCCGTGGCCGACGAGTCCACCGACGTGCTGATGAACCGCCTCTACAAGGACATGGCCGCCGGCCGCGACCTGATGGGCAGCATGCAGCAGGCCCAGCTCGAGGTGCAGAAGAACCGCCGGTTCGCCCACCCGTTCTTCTGGGCTCCGTTCAACGTGATCGGCAACGGGCGCCTGCTCGTCGCCGCCACCCCGGCCCAGGCGGCCCGCTGA
- a CDS encoding ATP-binding response regulator: protein MTFRLSPAATLPHPDGGLEFALDRRRARVRSTQLERLLMRSRQQLIVAFALAAVLWVGDWLLTRRPEAVWWGLLVHGAQAVQWAVARAFHRRGRAALVESATWLNRYQTSLFLSSLAWGMSALMVVQHEPSLLIVTVWVLALLGMAGIGAHVVSAVQPAIYLWVVPLLLPLVLLMLQRGGPVQVSVAVLVIGFGSMAIFFATSMHRLLKTALQTKLDNDALVRALRQQVVLVERADREKSRFLASASHDLRQPMHALGLFAGALDKHLNGTALQPTVKNMMRAIDALEQSFSAMLDISKLDAGVIEANLQSFPIRDLFRVLHMHCSGQAEELGLSLRFKPGGKIVTSDPQLLQRVLSNLIHNAIRYTREGGVVVVVRSRGGQDSIEVWDTGIGIPEDELPRVFDEFYQVTNPGRDRSRGLGMGLAIVKRLVLLMGHSLEVHSRPGHGTVFRILLKPTEMAEMDSVVLGADTVPSPIDEDRTVLLIDDEESIRTGMRELLQTWGYQVLTAGNIQEACTEVRRHAGVIDLVISDLRLANKEDGIGAIERVREAYGAPLPALLMTGDTSPEQVKRAHESGHRVLFKPVRTRDLHTVLRGIP, encoded by the coding sequence GTGACGTTCCGGCTTTCCCCCGCGGCCACGCTGCCGCACCCGGACGGCGGGCTGGAGTTCGCCCTCGACCGGCGCCGCGCCCGCGTGCGCTCGACGCAGCTCGAACGCCTGCTGATGCGTTCGCGCCAGCAGCTGATCGTGGCCTTCGCACTCGCCGCCGTGCTGTGGGTGGGCGACTGGCTGCTGACCCGCCGCCCCGAGGCCGTCTGGTGGGGCCTGCTGGTGCACGGCGCCCAGGCCGTGCAGTGGGCCGTGGCCCGCGCGTTCCACCGCCGCGGGCGCGCCGCGCTCGTCGAATCGGCCACGTGGCTCAACCGGTACCAGACCAGCCTGTTCCTGTCGTCGCTCGCCTGGGGCATGTCCGCGCTGATGGTGGTGCAGCACGAGCCCAGCCTGCTCATCGTCACCGTGTGGGTGCTGGCCCTGCTCGGCATGGCCGGCATCGGCGCGCACGTGGTGTCGGCGGTGCAGCCGGCCATCTACCTGTGGGTCGTGCCGCTGCTGCTGCCGCTCGTGCTGCTGATGCTGCAGCGGGGCGGTCCGGTGCAGGTCAGCGTCGCGGTGCTCGTGATCGGCTTCGGATCGATGGCGATCTTCTTCGCCACCTCGATGCACCGCCTGCTGAAGACCGCGCTGCAGACCAAGCTCGACAACGACGCGCTCGTGCGCGCGCTGCGCCAGCAGGTGGTGCTCGTGGAACGCGCCGACCGCGAGAAGAGCCGCTTCCTCGCGTCGGCCAGCCACGACCTGCGCCAGCCCATGCACGCGCTGGGCCTCTTCGCCGGGGCACTCGACAAGCACCTCAACGGCACGGCGCTGCAGCCCACCGTGAAGAACATGATGCGCGCCATCGACGCGCTGGAGCAGTCGTTCAGCGCGATGCTCGACATCTCCAAGCTCGACGCCGGCGTGATCGAGGCCAACCTGCAGTCGTTCCCCATCCGCGACCTGTTCCGCGTGCTGCACATGCACTGCAGCGGCCAGGCCGAGGAGCTGGGCCTGTCGCTGCGCTTCAAGCCGGGCGGCAAGATCGTCACGAGCGACCCTCAACTGCTGCAGCGCGTGCTGAGCAACCTGATCCACAACGCCATCCGCTACACCCGCGAGGGCGGTGTCGTGGTGGTGGTGCGCAGCCGCGGTGGCCAGGACAGCATCGAGGTGTGGGACACCGGCATCGGCATCCCCGAGGACGAACTGCCCCGCGTGTTCGACGAGTTCTACCAGGTCACGAACCCCGGCCGCGACCGTTCTCGCGGCCTCGGCATGGGACTCGCGATCGTCAAGCGCCTCGTGCTGCTGATGGGCCACAGCCTCGAGGTGCATTCGCGCCCGGGCCACGGCACGGTGTTCCGCATCCTGCTCAAGCCCACCGAGATGGCGGAGATGGACAGCGTCGTGCTGGGTGCCGACACGGTGCCGTCCCCCATCGACGAGGACCGCACGGTGTTGCTGATCGACGACGAAGAGAGCATCCGCACCGGCATGCGCGAGTTGCTCCAGACCTGGGGCTACCAGGTGCTCACGGCCGGCAACATCCAGGAGGCCTGCACCGAGGTGAGGCGCCACGCGGGCGTGATCGACCTCGTCATCTCGGACCTGCGCCTGGCCAACAAGGAAGACGGCATCGGCGCGATCGAGCGGGTGCGCGAGGCGTACGGCGCCCCGCTGCCCGCCCTGCTGATGACCGGCGACACCTCGCCCGAGCAGGTGAAGCGGGCGCACGAAAGCGGGCACCGCGTGCTGTTCAAACCGGTGCGCACCCGTGACCTGCACACCGTACTTCGGGGGATTCCCTGA
- a CDS encoding response regulator transcription factor encodes MSPTSPAATDTSNDTVPDRLASTDAADAPLKVLVVDDHALLRVGIVTSLRSIEHVNLRLFEAGNLSDAIDIYRNEPDIALVLLDLNMPDSKGLQGLKQFVETFPLAKVAVISGTQDEFVIGHVRALGAVGYVTKGQDARAMSDIVLGLLGRPVPNELGGARFPRFPNSSRYDRVAELGPRHLEILELVLSGCSNQEISTATGLSLGTIKNYVSTILLALDVKSRSHLISLFR; translated from the coding sequence ATGAGTCCAACCAGTCCAGCCGCCACCGACACGTCGAACGACACGGTGCCCGACCGCCTGGCGTCCACCGACGCCGCCGACGCCCCGCTGAAGGTTCTCGTGGTGGACGACCATGCCCTGCTGCGCGTGGGCATCGTGACGAGCCTGCGCTCCATCGAGCACGTGAACCTGCGGCTGTTCGAGGCGGGCAACCTCAGCGACGCCATCGACATCTACCGCAACGAGCCCGACATCGCGCTCGTGCTGCTCGACCTCAACATGCCCGACAGCAAGGGGCTGCAGGGCCTCAAGCAGTTCGTCGAGACCTTCCCGCTCGCGAAGGTGGCCGTCATCAGCGGCACGCAGGACGAGTTCGTGATCGGCCACGTGCGTGCGCTCGGCGCGGTGGGCTACGTCACGAAGGGCCAGGACGCCCGCGCCATGTCCGACATCGTGCTGGGCCTGCTCGGGCGCCCGGTGCCGAACGAACTGGGCGGCGCACGGTTCCCGCGGTTCCCCAACTCGTCGCGCTACGACCGGGTCGCCGAGCTGGGCCCGCGCCACCTCGAGATCCTCGAGCTCGTGCTCTCGGGCTGTTCCAACCAGGAGATCAGCACGGCCACCGGGCTGTCCCTGGGCACCATCAAGAACTACGTCTCCACGATCCTGCTGGCGCTCGACGTCAAGTCGCGCTCCCACCTGATCAGCCTGTTCCGCTGA
- the selD gene encoding selenide, water dikinase SelD, with product MTETTSPLRLTSFSHGGGCGCKIAPGVLSEILRHGGGGLIPPELMVGIETADDAAVYRLNDSQALIATTDFFMPIVDDPFDFGRIAATNAISDVYAMGGRPIMALALVAMPVNQLPLDVIGRIVEGGQSVCRAAGIPIAGGHTIDSVEPIYGLVVMGLVHPDRVRRNADARPGDLLVLGKGLGVGVMSAALKKGRLDADGYARMIDTTTRLNTPGIRLAALDGVHALTDVTGFGLAGHALELARGAGVSVAIDWHRVPKLAGVETLVAEGFVTGASARNWDGYGAQVDLHGDLPATARPLVTDPQTSGGLLVSCSDAAVDAVLEVFRSEGFADAAVIGRVDAGPARLHVAR from the coding sequence ATGACCGAGACAACCTCCCCCCTTCGCCTCACCAGTTTCTCCCACGGCGGCGGCTGCGGCTGCAAGATCGCGCCCGGGGTGCTGTCCGAGATCCTGCGCCACGGCGGCGGCGGGCTGATCCCGCCCGAGCTGATGGTGGGCATCGAGACCGCCGACGACGCCGCGGTGTACCGCCTGAACGACTCGCAGGCGCTGATCGCCACCACCGACTTCTTCATGCCGATCGTCGACGACCCGTTCGACTTCGGCCGCATCGCCGCCACCAACGCCATCAGCGACGTCTACGCGATGGGCGGCCGCCCGATCATGGCGCTGGCCCTCGTCGCGATGCCCGTGAACCAGTTGCCGCTCGACGTCATCGGCCGGATCGTCGAGGGCGGGCAATCCGTCTGCCGCGCCGCCGGCATCCCGATCGCCGGCGGCCACACCATCGACTCGGTCGAACCCATCTACGGCCTCGTCGTGATGGGCCTCGTGCACCCCGACCGCGTGCGCCGCAACGCCGACGCGCGGCCGGGCGACCTGCTCGTGCTGGGCAAGGGGCTGGGTGTCGGCGTGATGTCGGCCGCCCTCAAGAAGGGCCGGCTCGACGCCGATGGCTACGCGCGCATGATCGACACCACCACCCGCCTGAACACGCCGGGCATTCGCCTGGCCGCGCTCGACGGCGTGCACGCGCTGACCGACGTCACGGGCTTCGGGCTCGCCGGCCACGCGCTCGAACTCGCGCGGGGCGCCGGCGTGTCGGTCGCCATCGACTGGCACCGCGTGCCGAAGCTGGCCGGCGTGGAGACGCTCGTGGCCGAGGGCTTCGTGACGGGCGCCTCGGCCCGCAACTGGGACGGCTACGGCGCCCAGGTCGACCTGCACGGCGACCTGCCCGCCACGGCCCGCCCGCTGGTCACCGACCCGCAGACGTCCGGCGGCCTGCTGGTGAGCTGCTCGGACGCCGCCGTCGATGCGGTGCTGGAGGTCTTCCGCAGCGAGGGTTTCGCCGACGCCGCGGTGATCGGCCGGGTGGACGCGGGCCCGGCCCGCCTGCACGTGGCGCGCTGA
- a CDS encoding putative selenate ABC transporter substrate-binding protein codes for MTSSITRALGATLLAVASLSAHADVLRVSAIPDEAPTELQRKFKPLGDYLKKETGLDVQFTPVTDYAAVVEGLATKKIDLAWLGGLTFVQAKLRTQGGAVPIVQRAEDARFTSRFIVPAASTAKTLADLKGKTFAFGAPASTSGHLMPRHFLNQAGVVPERDFKAVAYSGAHDATVAFVASGRAEAGVLNASVMDKLVEANNPNAAKVRVLATTPPYYDYNWTVRPELDPAVVRKITDAFLKLDPANPAHKEIMDLQKASRFVPTSAANYDGIEAVARDTGLIK; via the coding sequence ATGACCTCCTCCATCACCCGCGCCCTGGGCGCCACCCTCCTCGCCGTCGCCTCGCTGTCCGCGCACGCCGACGTGCTGCGCGTGTCCGCGATCCCCGACGAGGCGCCCACCGAGCTGCAGCGCAAGTTCAAACCCCTGGGCGACTACCTGAAGAAGGAGACGGGGCTCGACGTGCAGTTCACCCCGGTGACCGACTATGCAGCCGTGGTCGAGGGCCTTGCCACGAAAAAGATCGACCTCGCCTGGCTGGGCGGGTTGACGTTCGTGCAGGCGAAGCTGCGCACGCAGGGCGGCGCGGTGCCCATCGTGCAGCGCGCCGAGGACGCGAGGTTCACGAGCCGCTTCATCGTGCCGGCCGCCAGCACGGCCAAGACCCTCGCCGACTTGAAGGGCAAGACCTTCGCGTTCGGCGCGCCGGCGTCCACGTCGGGCCACCTGATGCCGCGCCACTTCCTGAACCAGGCCGGCGTGGTGCCGGAGCGCGACTTCAAGGCGGTGGCGTACTCGGGCGCGCACGACGCGACCGTGGCCTTCGTGGCCTCGGGCCGGGCCGAGGCCGGCGTGCTGAACGCGTCCGTGATGGACAAGCTCGTCGAGGCGAACAACCCCAATGCGGCGAAGGTGCGGGTGCTGGCCACCACGCCGCCGTACTACGACTACAACTGGACCGTTCGGCCCGAGCTCGACCCGGCCGTGGTGCGCAAGATCACCGACGCCTTCCTGAAGCTCGACCCGGCGAACCCGGCCCACAAGGAGATCATGGACCTGCAGAAGGCCTCGCGGTTCGTGCCCACGTCGGCGGCGAACTACGACGGCATCGAGGCCGTCGCCCGCGATACCGGCCTGATCAAGTGA
- a CDS encoding phosphonate ABC transporter ATP-binding protein — protein sequence MALRLSGVGVVHPGGRRALEAVDLSVADGERIALIGPSGAGKTTLLRVAGASLRPTDGRVELLGTEPWGLGAGALRRLRARIGAVHQAPPLPPRQRVVTAVLAGRLGQWTVGKALWSLVHPADTAGAHDALERLGLADRLFDRCDRLSGGQLQRVAVARVLYQRPDLLLADEPVSSLDPATSELLVSRLVAQSEATGAALVASLHAVDLALKWFPRVVGVRAGRVMFDLPAGDVTPARLQALYEGEAAATASEGALVDAAAAPAMCR from the coding sequence GTGGCCCTTCGTCTGTCGGGGGTCGGGGTGGTGCATCCGGGCGGTCGCCGGGCGCTCGAGGCGGTGGACCTGTCCGTCGCGGACGGTGAACGCATCGCGCTGATCGGCCCGTCGGGGGCGGGCAAGACGACGCTGCTGCGGGTCGCGGGCGCGTCGCTGCGTCCCACGGACGGCCGTGTCGAACTGCTCGGCACCGAACCCTGGGGCCTGGGGGCGGGTGCATTGCGCCGGCTGCGCGCGCGCATCGGTGCCGTGCACCAGGCGCCGCCGCTCCCGCCGCGCCAGCGGGTGGTGACCGCGGTGCTGGCCGGGCGGCTCGGGCAATGGACGGTGGGCAAGGCGCTGTGGTCCCTCGTCCACCCCGCCGACACCGCGGGCGCGCACGACGCGCTCGAGCGGCTGGGGCTCGCGGACCGGCTGTTCGACCGGTGCGACCGCCTCTCCGGCGGGCAGCTCCAGCGTGTCGCGGTGGCGCGGGTGCTGTACCAGCGGCCGGACCTGCTGCTGGCGGACGAACCGGTCTCGTCGCTCGATCCGGCAACGTCGGAGCTGCTGGTGTCGCGGCTGGTCGCGCAGAGCGAGGCCACCGGCGCGGCGCTGGTGGCCTCGCTGCATGCGGTGGACCTCGCCTTGAAGTGGTTCCCGCGGGTGGTGGGCGTGCGCGCCGGCCGCGTGATGTTCGACCTGCCGGCCGGGGACGTGACGCCCGCGCGGCTGCAGGCCCTGTACGAAGGCGAGGCCGCGGCCACGGCGTCCGAGGGCGCGCTGGTGGACGCCGCCGCCGCTCCGGCGATGTGCCGATGA
- a CDS encoding PhnE/PtxC family ABC transporter permease yields MTRWPDPDARRRGTFVVLAVVVAWPLLVLAEFKPWQLFDGGNLAVMGGFLAGFLPPSTDPAFLALLGRATLETLAMATAGTALAWVIAVPFSFVMARSLSVSRIGPARRSVVGAAVRGLARGVMMVLRAIPEVVWALVIVRALGLGPAAGVLALAITYGGMLGKVYAEILESVDARPARALLEAGASRRMAFAYGLLPGAAPELVSYTVYRWECAVRASVVMGFVGAGGLGQLMDQSMKMLNGGEASMILATFLLLVLLADAFSAGLRRVLA; encoded by the coding sequence ATGACCCGCTGGCCCGATCCGGATGCCCGCCGGCGCGGCACCTTCGTCGTGCTGGCCGTGGTGGTCGCCTGGCCGCTGCTCGTGCTGGCCGAGTTCAAGCCGTGGCAGCTGTTCGATGGCGGCAACCTCGCGGTGATGGGCGGGTTCCTCGCGGGCTTCCTGCCGCCGTCCACCGATCCGGCGTTCCTCGCGCTGCTCGGACGGGCCACGCTCGAGACGCTCGCGATGGCGACGGCGGGCACGGCCCTCGCGTGGGTCATCGCCGTGCCGTTCTCGTTCGTGATGGCGCGGTCGCTGTCGGTGTCCCGCATCGGACCGGCGCGTCGGTCGGTGGTGGGAGCCGCCGTGCGTGGGCTCGCGCGTGGCGTGATGATGGTGCTGCGGGCGATCCCCGAGGTCGTGTGGGCCCTCGTGATCGTGCGGGCGCTGGGCCTCGGGCCCGCGGCCGGGGTGCTCGCGCTCGCGATCACCTATGGCGGCATGCTCGGCAAGGTGTACGCGGAGATCCTGGAGTCGGTGGACGCCCGGCCCGCCCGTGCGCTGCTGGAGGCCGGCGCCTCGCGGCGCATGGCGTTCGCCTACGGGCTGCTGCCGGGCGCGGCGCCGGAGCTGGTGTCGTACACCGTGTACCGCTGGGAGTGCGCGGTGCGGGCCTCGGTGGTGATGGGGTTCGTGGGGGCCGGCGGACTGGGTCAGCTGATGGACCAGTCGATGAAGATGCTCAACGGGGGCGAGGCGAGCATGATCCTCGCCACGTTCCTGCTGCTCGTGCTGCTGGCCGACGCGTTCAGCGCCGGGCTTCGGCGGGTGCTGGCATGA
- the phnE gene encoding phosphonate ABC transporter, permease protein PhnE, which produces MNGFASSRCRGWAAAGMVLGAVVASFVYLGLDLRGLFAAESMRSMGRFIGEFLSPDLSGPFVATTARAALQTLAVSAVGTVLAALGAVVIALPAAGRWGGPAAVAARFVLNLLRSVPELVWAALMVLAAGLGPFAGVLALALHTLGVLGRLFAETLQNAPRSSEAALRGAGAPRVAALAYGMLPLVAPQWLAYTLYRWEMNIRMAAVLGFVGAGGLGQMLYFHLSLFQQAQSATVLIAMFVLVFAVDGASARLRRGLAPAHA; this is translated from the coding sequence ATGAACGGCTTCGCGTCGTCGCGCTGCCGCGGCTGGGCCGCTGCCGGGATGGTGCTCGGCGCCGTCGTCGCGAGTTTCGTGTACCTCGGGCTCGACCTGCGGGGATTGTTCGCCGCCGAGTCGATGCGGTCCATGGGCCGCTTCATCGGGGAGTTCCTGTCCCCGGACCTGTCGGGCCCGTTCGTCGCCACCACGGCACGCGCCGCGCTGCAGACGCTCGCGGTGTCGGCGGTGGGCACGGTGCTCGCCGCGCTGGGCGCGGTCGTGATCGCCTTGCCCGCGGCGGGGCGCTGGGGCGGACCGGCCGCGGTGGCTGCGCGGTTCGTGCTGAACCTGCTGCGCAGCGTGCCCGAGCTGGTGTGGGCCGCGCTGATGGTGCTGGCCGCGGGGCTCGGCCCCTTCGCCGGTGTGCTGGCGCTCGCGCTGCACACCCTGGGGGTGCTCGGCCGGCTCTTCGCCGAAACGCTGCAGAACGCCCCGCGTTCTTCCGAAGCCGCGCTGCGCGGCGCGGGTGCGCCGCGCGTGGCCGCGCTGGCGTACGGCATGCTGCCTCTGGTGGCACCGCAGTGGCTGGCCTACACGCTGTACCGCTGGGAGATGAACATCCGCATGGCCGCGGTGCTCGGGTTCGTCGGCGCGGGCGGGCTCGGGCAGATGCTCTACTTCCACCTCTCGCTCTTCCAGCAGGCGCAGTCGGCCACGGTGCTGATCGCGATGTTCGTGCTGGTGTTCGCCGTCGATGGTGCCAGCGCCCGCCTGCGGCGCGGCCTCGCGCCGGCACATGCCTGA